Proteins from one Chroococcidiopsis sp. CCMEE 29 genomic window:
- a CDS encoding vanadium-dependent haloperoxidase: MNVIIEWNNVFLETIRKFGGAPSPIARVGAMMHIAMYDVIIALEPTPTYQSYLSNLPTVVPGTLAAAAAVFAAHQVLCKVYPSRINDFDVALNASLEQLGAAPGGSEETLGRAVADLIVEQRNGDGSELPPRYQPGNNPGDWRPTGSGDPVTPQWPGVRPFSIRPGEFGDLTPFRPPLPGNYPNKVEMLRSSEYAAQFNEVKQLGSANSQVRTPEQTEIAFFWANDVDGTYKPPGHLFRITQIVAQQRQLSLIETARLFALVAIALADAGVVAWDAKYSSTIDLWRPETAIREADTDGNLLTEADRNWQPLSIDRQQQRFSPAFPAYVSGHATFGAAHAGIMQNYFGTDNVTFSADTDDPNAEGVKRTYNSFTAAALENARSRVYLGVHFQWDGDHGFLSGTYLADFVFARVLQPLQAS, encoded by the coding sequence ATGAACGTAATCATTGAGTGGAATAACGTTTTTTTAGAAACCATTCGTAAATTTGGTGGTGCCCCTTCTCCAATCGCCCGCGTCGGAGCAATGATGCACATCGCTATGTATGATGTCATCATTGCCCTTGAGCCAACGCCTACCTATCAATCTTATTTGTCTAATTTGCCGACAGTAGTGCCTGGAACTTTGGCAGCAGCAGCAGCGGTTTTTGCTGCTCACCAAGTTTTGTGTAAAGTCTATCCCAGCCGGATTAATGATTTTGACGTTGCCCTGAACGCTTCTTTAGAACAACTTGGAGCGGCACCAGGAGGATCGGAGGAAACGTTAGGACGTGCCGTTGCCGATCTGATCGTCGAACAACGCAATGGTGACGGCTCGGAACTTCCCCCTCGCTACCAGCCAGGTAATAACCCTGGGGATTGGAGACCTACTGGCTCCGGCGATCCTGTTACGCCGCAATGGCCTGGCGTAAGACCTTTCAGCATCCGCCCTGGTGAGTTCGGCGACCTGACCCCGTTTCGTCCCCCCTTACCTGGCAACTATCCTAATAAGGTAGAAATGTTACGTAGCTCAGAATATGCAGCGCAATTTAATGAAGTGAAACAATTAGGTTCGGCAAATTCACAAGTTCGTACCCCCGAACAAACTGAAATTGCTTTCTTCTGGGCGAATGATGTTGATGGCACTTATAAACCACCTGGTCATTTATTCCGCATTACCCAAATTGTTGCCCAACAGCGCCAATTATCGCTAATAGAAACAGCCCGTTTATTTGCTTTAGTTGCCATCGCTTTAGCAGATGCGGGAGTTGTTGCCTGGGATGCCAAATACTCCTCAACAATTGATTTGTGGCGACCTGAAACCGCTATTCGAGAGGCAGATACTGACGGTAACCTGCTCACGGAAGCAGACCGCAATTGGCAACCCCTTTCGATCGATCGACAGCAACAACGGTTTAGTCCTGCTTTCCCTGCCTACGTTTCCGGTCATGCTACTTTTGGAGCAGCCCATGCAGGTATTATGCAGAATTACTTTGGTACCGATAATGTGACTTTCAGTGCTGATACGGACGATCCTAATGCTGAAGGAGTCAAGCGAACCTATAACAGTTTCACCGCAGCAGCACTAGAAAATGCCAGAAGTCGCGTTTATCTGGGTGTCCACTTTCAGTGGGATGGGGATCATGGTTTTCTGTCGGGAACATATTTAGCGGATTTTGTCTTCGCTCGGGTTCTTCAACCTTTGCAAGCTTCTTAA
- a CDS encoding ferric reductase-like transmembrane domain-containing protein, translating to MFVLDSFPLPNFLGFLALFSYVITLLPTILKIVFPKTKETGIPKWLLKHRRFIGVMAFFLALAHGYLLIEKRQLDFFDPKTFWVYVQGISTFTIFTILAITSNDWSVKKLKKNWKQLHKLTYLAMFFLTWHIWDKMAGHWTYLTPIGIVLIAGIIILFLVRLQLERQNQQQKDLTKTSPTKIAQ from the coding sequence ATGTTTGTATTAGATTCATTTCCACTACCTAATTTTCTCGGTTTTCTAGCATTATTCAGCTACGTTATCACTTTACTTCCCACGATTCTGAAAATTGTTTTTCCTAAAACTAAAGAAACAGGCATTCCTAAATGGTTGCTGAAACATCGCAGATTCATTGGTGTAATGGCGTTCTTTTTGGCATTAGCTCATGGATATCTGCTAATCGAAAAAAGACAGCTTGATTTTTTTGATCCAAAAACGTTCTGGGTTTACGTACAAGGCATATCTACTTTCACTATTTTTACAATCCTAGCTATAACCTCTAACGACTGGAGTGTAAAGAAGTTGAAGAAAAACTGGAAGCAGTTGCATAAACTGACTTATTTAGCTATGTTTTTTTTAACTTGGCATATCTGGGATAAAATGGCAGGTCATTGGACGTATTTAACACCTATTGGCATTGTGTTAATTGCTGGAATAATTATTTTATTTCTCGTCCGGCTCCAGCTCGAACGCCAAAATCAACAACAAAAAGACCTGACTAAAACATCTCCAACAAAAATTGCTCAATAG
- a CDS encoding IS1-like element transposase, translating to MTVWLAVVCPDCGLDDIIKHGKSPEGKQRYLCRNSDCLRRTFVLDTQQPGRKREVKQKIVDMAVNGSGVRDTARVLHVSPATVIRELKKSRRNSNK from the coding sequence ATGACTGTTTGGCTTGCGGTTGTGTGTCCAGATTGTGGTTTGGATGATATCATCAAGCACGGTAAATCACCTGAAGGAAAACAGCGCTATCTGTGCCGGAACTCGGACTGCCTTCGTCGGACTTTTGTCCTGGACACTCAACAGCCAGGACGGAAGCGGGAAGTTAAACAAAAAATTGTAGATATGGCTGTTAATGGCAGTGGGGTTCGAGACACTGCGCGGGTACTGCATGTGAGTCCAGCAACAGTGATTAGGGAGTTAAAAAAAAGTCGCCGCAACTCGAACAAGTAA
- a CDS encoding WD40 repeat domain-containing protein, translating into MLSTLFPQNKFIALAIATTTVIVGFSSFGLFSQKNRTSAGMSLTSPQPIHTLKGHSVWIYAIAISPDSKTLASGSYDGTLKIWNLRTGELLHTFKAHADAVKSLAISSDNNILASGSWDNRIKLWNPKTGKLIRTFNGHTDDMETIALSPNGRLVASGGADNTMRLWDLQTGKELYTVQNNSPLESIAFSPDEKFLASGSNDGTIKIWQLDTQQKKASVVLLRTLVGHTNEVLSVAFSPNSQLLASGSADRTMKLWQVNDCRVLHTLTGHNGKVLSVTFSPDGQTLASGSADRIIKLWNPTTGKELNTIAGHTKPVWSVVFSSDGQTLASGSSDESIKIWSLPINKTYQANN; encoded by the coding sequence ATGCTGTCAACACTATTTCCCCAAAATAAATTTATAGCTTTAGCGATCGCCACAACAACAGTCATCGTTGGGTTCAGTTCTTTTGGGTTATTTTCTCAAAAAAATCGCACATCTGCTGGCATGTCTTTGACAAGTCCTCAACCTATTCACACGCTCAAAGGACATTCAGTTTGGATTTATGCGATCGCGATTAGCCCAGATAGCAAGACATTAGCTAGTGGCAGCTATGACGGCACGCTTAAGATTTGGAATCTGCGTACTGGCGAATTGCTCCATACTTTTAAGGCTCATGCTGATGCAGTTAAATCTCTTGCGATTAGCTCTGATAACAATATCCTTGCTAGTGGCAGTTGGGATAACCGGATTAAGCTGTGGAATCCGAAAACGGGCAAGTTGATACGTACCTTCAATGGTCATACTGATGATATGGAAACTATTGCCCTCAGTCCAAATGGTCGTTTAGTTGCCAGTGGTGGTGCTGATAATACTATGAGGCTCTGGGATTTACAAACTGGTAAAGAACTTTATACAGTTCAAAATAACAGCCCTTTGGAGTCTATTGCCTTTAGTCCTGATGAGAAGTTCTTAGCCAGTGGCAGCAATGACGGCACGATAAAGATATGGCAACTAGACACTCAGCAAAAAAAAGCAAGTGTGGTATTGTTACGCACTTTGGTAGGACATACTAATGAGGTCTTATCTGTTGCCTTTAGCCCAAACAGCCAGCTTCTAGCTAGTGGCAGTGCTGATCGGACGATGAAGCTGTGGCAGGTAAATGATTGCAGAGTGCTGCATACTCTAACAGGACATAATGGGAAAGTTTTGTCGGTTACTTTTAGCCCTGATGGACAGACCTTAGCCAGTGGTAGTGCAGATCGGATAATTAAGCTGTGGAATCCGACTACAGGGAAAGAATTAAACACTATTGCAGGACATACTAAACCAGTTTGGTCTGTTGTTTTTAGCTCAGATGGTCAGACTCTTGCCAGTGGCAGTAGCGACGAAAGTATCAAGATTTGGTCGCTGCCCATTAATAAAACTTATCAAGCTAACAATTAA
- a CDS encoding IS110 family transposase — MKSLKQASYTGKEVFIGIDVHKKSYSVVARVDKEVIKKWTTVASPKELSQQLQKYFSGATIHSVYEAGFSGFALHRELVKYGIDNIVVHAAAIEVAANDRVKTDKRDAQKMAALLEAGRVRGNRIPTEQQEQRRMLTRTRQQLVEERTAIKNKIRMKFHQLGLIQYDENRPMSHKLVREIVDGTSSSELRIVIEAHWNIWRKLDEEICKLTQAIKEQAKTDPNEATYRSAPGVGPLSARILANELGDMSQFNNERQLFSFTGLTPAEYSSGDNIRRGHISRQGNSRLRGILVESAWRAIEKDTALGEFFERLYPRTGKKRAIVAVARKLIGRIRAAFHNQVNYQMEYRNSKALTTA; from the coding sequence ATGAAAAGCCTGAAACAAGCTTCATACACCGGAAAAGAAGTCTTCATCGGAATTGATGTTCACAAGAAAAGTTATTCAGTAGTCGCCAGAGTAGACAAAGAAGTAATCAAGAAATGGACAACAGTTGCTTCACCGAAAGAACTATCACAACAGCTGCAAAAATACTTTAGTGGAGCAACCATCCATTCTGTTTATGAAGCAGGGTTTTCAGGATTTGCGCTGCATCGAGAGTTAGTGAAATATGGGATTGACAACATCGTGGTTCATGCCGCTGCAATTGAAGTTGCTGCCAATGACCGAGTCAAGACAGACAAACGGGATGCTCAAAAAATGGCAGCTCTGCTTGAGGCGGGGCGAGTAAGAGGCAATCGCATTCCTACTGAGCAGCAAGAGCAACGGCGAATGCTAACGCGAACCCGACAACAGCTGGTTGAAGAACGAACCGCAATCAAAAATAAAATCAGAATGAAATTTCATCAACTGGGACTGATTCAGTATGACGAGAACCGACCGATGAGTCACAAACTGGTTCGGGAGATTGTTGATGGTACTTCATCCTCTGAGTTGAGAATTGTGATTGAAGCCCATTGGAACATCTGGAGGAAGTTAGACGAGGAGATTTGCAAGCTGACTCAAGCGATTAAGGAGCAAGCGAAGACAGACCCCAACGAAGCAACTTACCGTTCTGCACCTGGGGTAGGTCCACTCTCTGCTCGCATACTTGCCAATGAATTAGGTGATATGTCGCAATTCAACAATGAACGTCAACTGTTTTCCTTTACAGGGCTGACTCCCGCCGAATATTCTAGTGGCGATAACATCCGTCGAGGGCATATCAGTAGACAAGGCAATAGCCGCTTGAGAGGAATACTGGTAGAGAGCGCGTGGCGGGCGATTGAGAAAGATACAGCCTTAGGGGAGTTCTTTGAGAGACTCTATCCTCGCACTGGCAAAAAGCGAGCGATTGTTGCTGTTGCTAGAAAACTGATTGGTCGGATTCGGGCAGCTTTCCACAACCA